The region ATCCTGCGGCGAAGTCACAATGATAATCCCATCCAGGGGTATGGATTGGAATACTGTCAGTGGAACATCTCCCGTCCCCGGAGGCATATCAAAAAACAAATAATCGAGCTTGCCCCAAATTACATCGGTCCAGAACTGTTTTACTGTTCCTGCGATCAGCGGCCCTCTCCATATTACCGGTGCATCGTTCTTTTCCAGCAGCAGGTTGATAGACATGATTTTAATATCGTTATGCGTCCTGGCAGGATATATGCCGAATTCACCGGCATCAGCCCTGTAATTATCAGCACCGAATACCTTGGGGATAGAGGGACCGGTAATATCTGCATCCAGTATACCGATGTCATAGCCTTTCCTCCTCATTACAACACCCAGTAAGGAAGTTACAAGATATTTCCCCACTCCACCCTTGCCGCTCAAAACAGCCACTGTCCTCTTGATATCATTGAGTTCATGCGTTTTGCATATGAAATCCTTAGGATTATGCTTTTCTTCTCCCGGGCATCCGTTATTCCTGTCCTTTTCTGAAGCTTGCTTCATTTTCTCCACTCCTTCATTTAATAAATGATAAATTATTTGTTGATAGCTTTTCTACTATAGTAATTTTCAATAGCACTTCTTAAAGCTTTTACACCAAGATTTGAACAGTGCTTCTTGTTCTCAGGCAGACCGCCTAACGCCTCTACAATATCATCTTCAGTTATTTTCATCGCTTCCTGTATTGTCTTGCCTTTAGCCAGTTCGGTTGTCATGCTGCTTGTCGCTATTGCAGCGGCACATCCAAAAACAAGGAAACTGATATCTTCAATAATTTCGTTCCTTACCTTAATGTATATAGTCAGTGAATCCCCACAACCGGGATCACCGATTGTTCCTTCTCCATCCGCATCATTCATGCTTCCTACGTTTCGGGGACACATGAAATGCTCAATCATCGTATCAGTATACATCTCGTCGTACATAAAGCCCACTTCCTTAATAAATTAATTCGATTGAATACCACTTTCAGCATGCCGCAAAGCCTGTATCATGATGGCACACTCAATTCTTTTCTTTTGAAGCGTACATGCAATTTCATTTGGCTCAAGTATACTCCCGTTTGAATACCATGCGTTTGCATGGCAACCCCCGGCACAAAACAGCTTTGCCCAACAAT is a window of Bacillota bacterium DNA encoding:
- a CDS encoding iron-sulfur cluster assembly scaffold protein, which gives rise to MYDEMYTDTMIEHFMCPRNVGSMNDADGEGTIGDPGCGDSLTIYIKVRNEIIEDISFLVFGCAAAIATSSMTTELAKGKTIQEAMKITEDDIVEALGGLPENKKHCSNLGVKALRSAIENYYSRKAINK